In a genomic window of Sutcliffiella sp. FSL R7-0096:
- a CDS encoding CvpA family protein: MLDLIIIFLFIMGLIVGIRRGFIMQIVHLSGFIAAFVVAYLFYADLAPKLKLWVPMPSFGNSEFSMFFETISLDTAYYRAIAFAILFFGTRIAAQIIGSMLDFLSHLPILKQLNSWAGAVLGFVEVYLVVFIFLYIGALVPLEMVQTSISDSSMAKGIVENTPIFSAKLQELWAGYTASR, encoded by the coding sequence ATGCTAGATTTGATTATTATCTTTCTATTTATTATGGGATTGATTGTGGGGATCCGTCGAGGATTCATCATGCAAATTGTCCATCTATCTGGATTCATTGCCGCTTTTGTGGTTGCATATTTGTTCTATGCGGACTTGGCGCCAAAATTGAAGCTTTGGGTACCGATGCCGAGTTTTGGTAATTCGGAATTCTCTATGTTTTTTGAGACCATCAGCCTCGATACCGCTTATTATAGAGCAATTGCCTTTGCCATTCTATTCTTCGGGACAAGAATTGCTGCACAGATCATCGGTTCCATGCTGGATTTTCTATCCCATCTGCCGATTTTGAAGCAGCTGAACAGTTGGGCCGGGGCGGTCCTTGGGTTTGTAGAAGTTTATCTGGTTGTCTTCATTTTCTTGTACATAGGAGCGCTTGTTCCTTTGGAAATGGTGCAGACGTCCATCAGCGATTCATCCATGGCGAAGGGAATTGTGGAAAACACCCCGATTTTCTCTGCTAAGTTGCAGGAATTATGGGCCGGTTATACGGCCAGCAGATAA